One window from the genome of Eriocheir sinensis breed Jianghai 21 chromosome 7, ASM2467909v1, whole genome shotgun sequence encodes:
- the LOC126994558 gene encoding zinc finger protein-like 1, producing the protein MGLCKCPKKKVTNQFCFEHATNVCENCMVTGHPRCIIKSYHKWLDSSEYDPSCQVCGASLASGDCVRLVCYDVFHKECLNHWASQLPPNTAPAGYRCPMCSEPVFPAPNLVSPVADYLRETLAAYPWARTGLGLPLIEEKKSQEVVDSAWGSMNGAAVSEGGPHSTPTPHPRQVQPHPDLHTSPLDPHLRPSVHGSVTSSSSGGGVRVTAMEDPPITPSVFRDTHHTAAATPSAVSTSVARKGSSSDTKLLLNEGPDADESENKYKRRSAIEWFSRWWRSMNRPASRHHQGFVLGARRMVILLVVLGCLTLFVVLSYFSRGASDDDPMLDPFNNPNIRVAGE; encoded by the exons ATGGGGCTGTGCAAGTGTCCCAAGAAGAAAGTGACCAACCAGTTCTGTTTCGAGCACGCCACCAACGTCTGCGAGAACTGCATGGTTACAGGACACCCCAGG tGTATCATCAAGTCATACCACAAGTGGCTGGACAGCAGTGAATATGACCCCTCATGTCAAGTGTGTGGTGCCTCGCTGGCCTCCGGGGACTGTGTGCGGCTGGTGTGTTacg ATGTGTTTCATAAAGAGTGCCTCAACCACTGGGCCAGTCAGCTGCCGCCCAACACTGCCCCAGCTGGCTACAGGTGCCCCATGTGCTCTGAGCCCGTCTTCCCTGCCCCGAACCTGGTGTCCCCGGTGGCTGACTACCTTCGGGAGACCCTGGCTGCCTACCCCTGGGCCAGGACGGGTCTTGGCCTGCCCCTG atagaagagaagaagagccaGGAGGTAGTGGACTCAGCCTGGGGTAGCATGAACGGGGCGGCGGTGAGCGAGGGCGGCCCACACagcacccccaccccacacccccgGCAAGTGCAGCCCCACCCTGACCTCCACACATCCCCCCTTGACCCACACTTGCGGCCCAGTGTACATG GCAGTGTTACCAGCAGCAGTAGTGGCGGGGGGGTGCGGGTCACAGCCATGGAAgacccccccatcaccccttcagtTTTCCGAGACACTCACCACACTGCTGCTGCCACCCCATCTGCTGTGAGTACTAGTGTGGCTCGTAAAGGCTCCTCGTCGGACACCAAGCTGCTCTTAAATGAGGGACCGGATGCAGACGAGAGTGAGAATAAGTACAAGAGGAGGTCTGCTATCGAGTGGTTCAGCCGATGGTGGAG GTCGATGAACCGGCCTGCCTCACGCCACCACCAGGGCTTCGTTTTAGGGGCGCGGCGCATGGTGATCTTATTGGTGGTGCTGGGCTGCCTCACGCTCTTTGTGGTGTTGTC
- the LOC126994524 gene encoding probable serine/threonine-protein kinase DDB_G0275165 isoform X1 translates to METGGTNGSIFGQTQFTGEEQSAIQNVLQQKLGAAFISQRSGPGGQRLAYIEGWRIISLANEIFGFNGWSHSVTDQTIDFVDHYNGRYYVGVSAKVRVQLKDGVFHEDIGYGVCEGMKSKALSLEKARKEAATDGMKRALKSFGHAMGNCLNDKNYIRFIGKAPAPPPAPLCQSDLLESNTTSGLAQLRRRVLEEGKQKKRHENQRMSISEPKASTSTDINPGMNQWSIGDRTPSMKVPKRETATPPRTTTTTTTTTNTTTSTTHSTNKPAVNANPGSNLSNLGSLSKPETSSVPGKTDCGMVTWPPPAPRPPPTSLDKKTGMESSVGAPTESSSVKKPSNLSTEDPTILECENLLLGDKDPFSEGDLGDIPAETLIQAEAQANSDKSFLPPLPPPPLAPPIPLPPPPPPPPAPSSSGLSAPQPQVADIKKQDENEREPSPNSFIGFTAEMINVSPNAKIFNSRFKDNRQERKRRQQEKQKEYRMKMMKKKNSNAAESPSAHFANLNDSTENDILWDDENLVAEDDPSFWAQLMTQQLIEAQEEAQMTESFAFSLGLTPSRTKERFENQQSNICQVGRASSSAAFAMSSASVNKGVCGKPVNIPTRQNVSKNGKSLYGRQVNGTNGKSSPGVSQYGKFASPHTHRPLLTDYAHVKVEQDMSGVGAGGVGFGDGTEDGLLWRSPRVNKGNTHKYEDFSVQMSRSNGFVDGRKSPLFPQKKRRMDDTV, encoded by the exons ATGGAGACAGGTGGCACTAATGGGAGTATATTTGGCCAG ACGCAGTTTACTGGGGAGGAGCAGTCAGCCATCCAGAATGTCCTGCAGCAGAAGCTCGGGGCGGCCTTCATCAGCCAGCGCAGTGGGCCGGGGGGGCAGCGGCTGGCCTACATCGAGGGCTGGAGGATCATCAGTCTGGCCAACGAGATCTTCGGATTTAACGGCTGGAGTCATTCCGTCACCGACCAGACCATTG ACTTTGTTGACCACTACAATGGACGCTACTACGTGGGTGTGAGCGCCAAGGTTCGTGTGCAGCTCAAGGATGGAGTGTTTCATGAGGACATCGGCTACGGCGTGTGTGAGGGGATGAAGAGCAAAGCCTTGTCCCTGGAGAAGGCTCGGAAG GAAGCAGCAACAGACGGCATGAAGCGCGCCCTGAAGAGCTTCGGACACGCCATGGGGAACTGCCTCAACGATAAGAATTACATCCGCTTCATTGGCAAGGCCCCAGCTCCACCCCCGGCCCCCCTATGCCAGTCAGACCTCTTGGAGTCGAACACCACGTCAGGTCTGGCCCAGCTGCGTCGGCGCGTCTTGGAGGAAGGCAAacagaag aAACGTCATGAAAACCAACGTATGTCGATCTCAGAGCCAAAGGCGAGCACCAGCACAGACATCAACCCAGGAATGAACCAGTGGAGCATAGGAGACAGGACACCCAGCATGAAGGTACCAAAGAGAGAGACGGCAACTCCCcctagaaccaccaccaccactactaccaccaccaacaccaccacaagcaccacacACTCGACGAACAAACCAGCCGTGAATGCCAACCCAGGGAGCAACCTTAGCAACCTCGGCAGCTTAAGCAAACCGGAAACGTCCTCGGTACCAGGAAAGACCGATTGTGGGATGGTGACTTGGCCCCCACCAGCTCCTAGGCCACCACCAACATCCTTAGACAAAAAAACAGGCATGGAGTCATCTGTAGGAGCCCCCACAGAGTCCTCATCCGTGAAGAAGCCGAGTAATCTATCGACGGAAGACCCTACGATTTTGGAATGTGAGAATCTGTTACTAGGCGACAAGGACCCATTTTCTGAAGGCGATTTGGGTGACATTCCCGCTGAGACGTTGATCCAGGCAGAGGCTCAAGCAAACTCTGAcaagtctttccttcctcctcttcctcctcctcctcttgctcctcctatacccctccctcctcctcctcctcctcctcctgctccctcttcTTCTGGTCTCTCTGCGCCTCAACCACAAGTCGCCGATATCAAGAAACAGGATGAGAATGAAAGGGAACCGTCACCAAATTCCTTCATCGGATTCACGGCAGAGATGATCAACGTGTCGCCAAATGCCAAGATCTTCAACTCACGATTCAAGGACAACcggcaggagaggaagagacggcagcaggagaagcagaaggagtacaggatgaagatgatgaagaagaagaacagtaaTGCGGCAGAGTCCCCCTCAGCGCACTTCGCTAACCTGAACGACTCGACGGAGAATGACATCTTGTGGGACGACGAGAACCTGGTGGCTGAGG ATGACCCGAGCTTCTGGGCCCAACTGATGACCCAGCAGCTTATTGAGGCACAAGAGGAGGCCCAGATGACTGAATCCTTTGCCTTCTCTCTCGGCCTGACCCCCTCACGCACCAAGGAGCGCTTCGAAAACCAGCAGTCGAACATATGCCAAGTGGGAcgtgcctcctcctccgctgccttTGCCATGTCAAGTGCTTCGGTTAACAAGGGTGTGTGCGGTAAGCCGGTCAACATCCCCACACGGCAAAACGTGTCCAAGAACGGTAAATCGCTCTACGGTAGACAGGTTAATGGCACAAATGGCAAGTCCAGCCCGGGCGTGAGTCAGTACGGCAAGTTTgcgtcgccacacacacacaggcctttaCTGACGGACTACGCGCATGTGAAGGTTGAGCAGGATATGAGTGGGGTCGGTGCAGGGGGTGTGGGGTTTGGTGACGGAACGGAGGATGGCTTGCTCTGGCGGTCCCCTCGTGTCAAtaagggaaacacacacaaatatgAAGACTTTAGCGTTCAAATGTCGCGGAGTAATGGATTTGTTGACGGCAGGAAGAGCCCATTGTTCCcacaaaagaaaaggagaatggatgaCACTGTGTAG
- the LOC126994544 gene encoding uncharacterized protein LOC126994544: MSLPMNCPFKAASAQESDYGSELGMLRRAPTTTSAHPLEESERTYYKRQEEQRLSSASRAFGIGFSLHAKHERAAAGCRDIGHMEFLPRSNAHLQALTGRDLTLDFTDTLGVMPEVTVNPQLCMERQQKKRML; this comes from the exons ATG TCGCTGCCCATGAACTGCCCCTTCAAGGCCGCCAGTGCCCAGGAGAGCGACTACGGCTCTGAGCTGGGCATGCTGCGCCGCGCCCCCACCACTACCTCCGCACACCCCCTGGAGGAGTCTGAGCGCACCTACTACAAGCGGCAGGAGGAGCAGAGGCTCTCTTCAGCCAGTAGGGCCTTCGGCATCGGCTTTTCGCTCCACGCCAAGCACGAGAGAGCAGCA GCCGGGTGTAGAGACATCGGACACATGGAGTTCCTGCCCCGGTCCAACGCTCACCTCCAGGCCCTGACCGGAAGGGACTTGACACTGGACTTCACCGACACTCTTGGGGTCATGCCGGAGGTCACCGTCAACCCACAGCTGTGCATGGAGCGGCAACAGAAGAAACGGATGCTCTGA
- the LOC126994524 gene encoding transcription initiation factor TFIID subunit 12-like isoform X2 — protein sequence MKSKALSLEKARKEAATDGMKRALKSFGHAMGNCLNDKNYIRFIGKAPAPPPAPLCQSDLLESNTTSGLAQLRRRVLEEGKQKKRHENQRMSISEPKASTSTDINPGMNQWSIGDRTPSMKVPKRETATPPRTTTTTTTTTNTTTSTTHSTNKPAVNANPGSNLSNLGSLSKPETSSVPGKTDCGMVTWPPPAPRPPPTSLDKKTGMESSVGAPTESSSVKKPSNLSTEDPTILECENLLLGDKDPFSEGDLGDIPAETLIQAEAQANSDKSFLPPLPPPPLAPPIPLPPPPPPPPAPSSSGLSAPQPQVADIKKQDENEREPSPNSFIGFTAEMINVSPNAKIFNSRFKDNRQERKRRQQEKQKEYRMKMMKKKNSNAAESPSAHFANLNDSTENDILWDDENLVAEDDPSFWAQLMTQQLIEAQEEAQMTESFAFSLGLTPSRTKERFENQQSNICQVGRASSSAAFAMSSASVNKGVCGKPVNIPTRQNVSKNGKSLYGRQVNGTNGKSSPGVSQYGKFASPHTHRPLLTDYAHVKVEQDMSGVGAGGVGFGDGTEDGLLWRSPRVNKGNTHKYEDFSVQMSRSNGFVDGRKSPLFPQKKRRMDDTV from the exons ATGAAGAGTAAAGCCTTGTCCCTGGAGAAGGCTCGGAAG GAAGCAGCAACAGACGGCATGAAGCGCGCCCTGAAGAGCTTCGGACACGCCATGGGGAACTGCCTCAACGATAAGAATTACATCCGCTTCATTGGCAAGGCCCCAGCTCCACCCCCGGCCCCCCTATGCCAGTCAGACCTCTTGGAGTCGAACACCACGTCAGGTCTGGCCCAGCTGCGTCGGCGCGTCTTGGAGGAAGGCAAacagaag aAACGTCATGAAAACCAACGTATGTCGATCTCAGAGCCAAAGGCGAGCACCAGCACAGACATCAACCCAGGAATGAACCAGTGGAGCATAGGAGACAGGACACCCAGCATGAAGGTACCAAAGAGAGAGACGGCAACTCCCcctagaaccaccaccaccactactaccaccaccaacaccaccacaagcaccacacACTCGACGAACAAACCAGCCGTGAATGCCAACCCAGGGAGCAACCTTAGCAACCTCGGCAGCTTAAGCAAACCGGAAACGTCCTCGGTACCAGGAAAGACCGATTGTGGGATGGTGACTTGGCCCCCACCAGCTCCTAGGCCACCACCAACATCCTTAGACAAAAAAACAGGCATGGAGTCATCTGTAGGAGCCCCCACAGAGTCCTCATCCGTGAAGAAGCCGAGTAATCTATCGACGGAAGACCCTACGATTTTGGAATGTGAGAATCTGTTACTAGGCGACAAGGACCCATTTTCTGAAGGCGATTTGGGTGACATTCCCGCTGAGACGTTGATCCAGGCAGAGGCTCAAGCAAACTCTGAcaagtctttccttcctcctcttcctcctcctcctcttgctcctcctatacccctccctcctcctcctcctcctcctcctgctccctcttcTTCTGGTCTCTCTGCGCCTCAACCACAAGTCGCCGATATCAAGAAACAGGATGAGAATGAAAGGGAACCGTCACCAAATTCCTTCATCGGATTCACGGCAGAGATGATCAACGTGTCGCCAAATGCCAAGATCTTCAACTCACGATTCAAGGACAACcggcaggagaggaagagacggcagcaggagaagcagaaggagtacaggatgaagatgatgaagaagaagaacagtaaTGCGGCAGAGTCCCCCTCAGCGCACTTCGCTAACCTGAACGACTCGACGGAGAATGACATCTTGTGGGACGACGAGAACCTGGTGGCTGAGG ATGACCCGAGCTTCTGGGCCCAACTGATGACCCAGCAGCTTATTGAGGCACAAGAGGAGGCCCAGATGACTGAATCCTTTGCCTTCTCTCTCGGCCTGACCCCCTCACGCACCAAGGAGCGCTTCGAAAACCAGCAGTCGAACATATGCCAAGTGGGAcgtgcctcctcctccgctgccttTGCCATGTCAAGTGCTTCGGTTAACAAGGGTGTGTGCGGTAAGCCGGTCAACATCCCCACACGGCAAAACGTGTCCAAGAACGGTAAATCGCTCTACGGTAGACAGGTTAATGGCACAAATGGCAAGTCCAGCCCGGGCGTGAGTCAGTACGGCAAGTTTgcgtcgccacacacacacaggcctttaCTGACGGACTACGCGCATGTGAAGGTTGAGCAGGATATGAGTGGGGTCGGTGCAGGGGGTGTGGGGTTTGGTGACGGAACGGAGGATGGCTTGCTCTGGCGGTCCCCTCGTGTCAAtaagggaaacacacacaaatatgAAGACTTTAGCGTTCAAATGTCGCGGAGTAATGGATTTGTTGACGGCAGGAAGAGCCCATTGTTCCcacaaaagaaaaggagaatggatgaCACTGTGTAG
- the LOC126994538 gene encoding pantothenate kinase 3-like isoform X2, whose protein sequence is MPVERSPPAPTSPLGNPPAPFLAANGHDGVAVASTHKSTMEQNGLEQNGATTHPYIESPPPMPWFGMDIGGTLTKLVYFEPTDLSEAEEESEVETIKNIRKYLKSNSAYGETGHRDAHLQMENVSVGNRIGTLHFIRFPTSEMPQFLELSKSKGMATLASTICATGGGAYKFEQDFQREVNLTLHKFDELDSLIHGIEYIEDNNMDRECYYFLNPRCEELCQKVTFDFSNPYPFLVVNIGSGVSILAVDGPDNYRRVSGTSLGGGTFLGLSCLLTGCKSFEEAIELAARGNNENVDKLVRDIYGGDYQRFGLGGDIVACSFGHMNSAEKRAKVSREDLACATLITITNNIGSIARMVAANEKIEKVLFVGNFLRVNPISMKLLSHAMEFWSGGQLKAIFLEHEVC, encoded by the exons ATGCCGGTGGAGAGGTCGCCCCCCGCACCCACCAGCCCCCTCGGCAACCCCCCCGCCCCCTTTCTGGCTGCAAACGGGCATGATGGAGTGGCTGTAGCGTCGACCCACAAGAGTACCATGGAGCAGAATGGGTTGGAGCAGAATGGCGCCACAACACACCCCTACATTGAGTCACCTCCTC cCATGCCTTGGTTTGGTATGGACATCGGAGGAACCCTGACCAAGCTGGTGTACTTTGAGCCCACGGACCTgagcgaggcagaggaggagagcgAGGTGGAGACTATCAAGAACATTCGGAAGTACCTCAAGAGCAACTCAGCCTATGGGGAGACAGGCCACCGAGACGCCCACCTgcag ATGGAGAATGTGAGCGTCGGCAACAGGATAGGAACACTCCACTTCATCCGCTTCCCCACCTCGGAGATGCCACAGTTCCTCGAGTTGTCCAAGAGCAAGGGCATGGCCACCCTCGCCTCAACCATCTGTGCCACGGGCGGGGGAGCCTACAAATTTGAGCAAGACTTCCAGCGC GAGGTGAATCTGACCCTGCACAAGTTTGACGAGCTGGACTCCCTCATCCACGGCATTGAGTACATCGAGGACAACAACATGGACCGGGAGTGTTACTACTTCCTCAACCCCCGCTGTGAGGAGCTCTGCCAGAAGGTCACTTTTGACTTCAGCAACCCTTACCCCTTCCTG GTGGTAAACATTGGCTCCGGGGTCAGCATTCTAGCAGTGGACGGCCCCGACAACTACCGTAGGGTCTCTGGCACCAGTCTGGGGGGCGGCACGTTCCTGGGTCTGTCGTGCCTCCTCACCGGGTGCAAGAGCTTTGAGGAGGCCATAGAGCTGGCGGCCCGCGGCAACAACGAGAATGTGGATAAGCTGGTGAGGGACATCTACGGAGGGGACTACCAGAGATTTGGCCTCGGCGGGGACATTGTGGCCTGCAg CTTCGGCCACATGAACAGTGCAGAGAAGAGGGCCAAGGTGTCGCGCGAAGACCTGGCCTGCGCCacgctcatcaccatcactaacaacaTTGGCTCCATAGCCCGCATGGTGGCAGCCAATGAGAAGATCGAAAAG gtCCTGTTCGTGGGTAATTTCCTGCGCGTGAACCCCATCTCCATGAAGCTCTTGTCCCACGCAATGGAGTTCTGGTCGGGGGGTCAGCTCAAGGCGATCTTTTTGGAACATGAGGTTTGTTAA
- the LOC126994538 gene encoding pantothenate kinase 3-like isoform X1: MPVERSPPAPTSPLGNPPAPFLAANGHDGVAVASTHKSTMEQNGLEQNGATTHPYIESPPPMPWFGMDIGGTLTKLVYFEPTDLSEAEEESEVETIKNIRKYLKSNSAYGETGHRDAHLQMENVSVGNRIGTLHFIRFPTSEMPQFLELSKSKGMATLASTICATGGGAYKFEQDFQRVGIKVCVSPSPPPAAGGPPGEVNLTLHKFDELDSLIHGIEYIEDNNMDRECYYFLNPRCEELCQKVTFDFSNPYPFLVVNIGSGVSILAVDGPDNYRRVSGTSLGGGTFLGLSCLLTGCKSFEEAIELAARGNNENVDKLVRDIYGGDYQRFGLGGDIVACSFGHMNSAEKRAKVSREDLACATLITITNNIGSIARMVAANEKIEKVLFVGNFLRVNPISMKLLSHAMEFWSGGQLKAIFLEHEVC, translated from the exons ATGCCGGTGGAGAGGTCGCCCCCCGCACCCACCAGCCCCCTCGGCAACCCCCCCGCCCCCTTTCTGGCTGCAAACGGGCATGATGGAGTGGCTGTAGCGTCGACCCACAAGAGTACCATGGAGCAGAATGGGTTGGAGCAGAATGGCGCCACAACACACCCCTACATTGAGTCACCTCCTC cCATGCCTTGGTTTGGTATGGACATCGGAGGAACCCTGACCAAGCTGGTGTACTTTGAGCCCACGGACCTgagcgaggcagaggaggagagcgAGGTGGAGACTATCAAGAACATTCGGAAGTACCTCAAGAGCAACTCAGCCTATGGGGAGACAGGCCACCGAGACGCCCACCTgcag ATGGAGAATGTGAGCGTCGGCAACAGGATAGGAACACTCCACTTCATCCGCTTCCCCACCTCGGAGATGCCACAGTTCCTCGAGTTGTCCAAGAGCAAGGGCATGGCCACCCTCGCCTCAACCATCTGTGCCACGGGCGGGGGAGCCTACAAATTTGAGCAAGACTTCCAGCGCGTGGGTATCAAAGTGTGCGTcagcccctctccccccccagcTGCCGGAGGACCCCCAGGT GAGGTGAATCTGACCCTGCACAAGTTTGACGAGCTGGACTCCCTCATCCACGGCATTGAGTACATCGAGGACAACAACATGGACCGGGAGTGTTACTACTTCCTCAACCCCCGCTGTGAGGAGCTCTGCCAGAAGGTCACTTTTGACTTCAGCAACCCTTACCCCTTCCTG GTGGTAAACATTGGCTCCGGGGTCAGCATTCTAGCAGTGGACGGCCCCGACAACTACCGTAGGGTCTCTGGCACCAGTCTGGGGGGCGGCACGTTCCTGGGTCTGTCGTGCCTCCTCACCGGGTGCAAGAGCTTTGAGGAGGCCATAGAGCTGGCGGCCCGCGGCAACAACGAGAATGTGGATAAGCTGGTGAGGGACATCTACGGAGGGGACTACCAGAGATTTGGCCTCGGCGGGGACATTGTGGCCTGCAg CTTCGGCCACATGAACAGTGCAGAGAAGAGGGCCAAGGTGTCGCGCGAAGACCTGGCCTGCGCCacgctcatcaccatcactaacaacaTTGGCTCCATAGCCCGCATGGTGGCAGCCAATGAGAAGATCGAAAAG gtCCTGTTCGTGGGTAATTTCCTGCGCGTGAACCCCATCTCCATGAAGCTCTTGTCCCACGCAATGGAGTTCTGGTCGGGGGGTCAGCTCAAGGCGATCTTTTTGGAACATGAGGTTTGTTAA